In a single window of the Nilaparvata lugens isolate BPH chromosome 1, ASM1435652v1, whole genome shotgun sequence genome:
- the LOC120350854 gene encoding uncharacterized protein LOC120350854: MSLLGMSEVKKKGNGTQVMDGNYVLRYSGVAMNARAKGGVGFIVTEEMDRKVTSWKAVSSRLITLCFDLEVSITLIQAYAPTEDAHLVEKEEFYDELQRQIDINETAGRRVIIMGDLNGRVGQDNQTNKGILGPYGGEDEVNTNGERILDLCALNNMIVANSYYNHKRIHKITFKSAQGSSLIDYFLVPKELKSSINDVKVIRGAELSTDHYLLVADTAFAKNRNGKRSSYQRVKWELLNDEAIARQYQEKIEMKLQAPLNGEDEVESRWSRLKAAIVDSSREVCRLKSIKEGVKSTKWWSQEIKVLVAEKKHAWKKWKQTRDPNDRAEYELKRNWCKRQVAGAKKQSWKEFGERIEHDFSHDNKKFWKLIRHLRGKYSKKVRSVKDSQNKLRVNIREVLEVWREFYERKFKDDRHTLRDWHEEEQEDEQENIGFEEVERAVSRMKNGRQQEKTQ; this comes from the coding sequence ATGTCCTTGCTAGGAATGAGTGAAGTAAAGAAGAAGGGAAATGGAACTCAGGTGATGGATGGAAATTATGTACTGAGATACTCTGGTGTGGCAATGAATGCCAGGGCAAAAGGAGGTGTGGGTTTTATTGTCACAGAAGAGATGGATAGAAAGGTGACATCATGGAAGGCAGTTAGCTCGAGATTGATAACACTTTGTTTCGATCTGGAAGTATCAATTACTCTCATTCAGGCATATGCACCAACAGAAGATGCACACTtggtagaaaaagaagaattttatgaTGAACTGCAAAGACAGATTGATATTAACGAAACTGCAGGGAGAAGAGTGATAATAATGGGAGACCTAAATGGAAGAGTTGGGCAAGACAACCAGACAAACAAAGGAATTTTAGGACCATATGGAGGAGAAGACGAGGTCAATACAAATGGAGAGAGAATACTTGATTTATGCGCCCTGAATAACATGATAGTAGCCAACTCATACTATAACCATAAGAGGATTCACAAAATCACCTTTAAGTCAGCTCAGGGATCCAGCCTTATAGACTACTTCTTGGTTCCAAAAGAATTAAAGAGCTCAATCAACGATGTAAAAGTAATAAGAGGAGCAGAGCTCTCAACAGATCACTATTTATTGGTAGCAGACACAGCTTTTGCTAAAAATAGAAATGGTAAAAGGAGTAGTTATCAGAGAGTAAAGTGGGAGCTACTGAACGATGAAGCTATAGCAAGACAGTATCAGGAGAAAATCGAAATGAAACTACAGGCTCCTTTGAATGGGGAAGATGAGGTGGAGAGCAGATGGAGTAGACTCAAGGCTGCAATAGTAGACTCCAGCAGAGAGGTGTGTCGTCTGAAAAGCATAAAGGAAGGAGTGAAAAGTACCAAATGGTGGAGTCAAGAGATCAAGGTATTGGTAGCCGAAAAGAAACATGCATGGAAAAAATGGAAACAAACAAGAGATCCTAATGATCGAGCAGAGTATGAGCTGAAGAGAAACTGGTGCAAGAGACAGGTAGCAGGAGCAAAGAAACAAAGCTGGAAAGAATTTGGAGAAAGAATTGAGCACGATTTCAGTCATGACAATAAAAAGTTCTGGAAACTCATCCGTCACCTGAGAGGTAAATATAGTAAGAAAGTGAGAAGTGTAAAAGACAGCCAGAATAAGTTAAGAGTCAACATAAGGGAAGTGTTGGAGGTGTGGAGAGAGTTTTATGAGAGAAAATTCAAGGATGACAGACATACATTGAGAGACTGGCATGAGGAGGAGCAAGAGGATGAGCAGGAGAACATAGGATTTGAAGAGGTTGAGAGGGCCGTTAGTAGAATGAAAAATGGAAGGCAGCAGGAGAAGACACAATAG